CTGGCTGCAATGTGCATGTGTGTATAGGAAGCCCATATTGTACCACCAGGCACTATGGGCAGGAAGGTGACTCTGGCTACTTGCACATTGAATCAATGGGCCCTGGACTTCGAAGGGAATCTACAAAGAATATTACAAAGTATGTAATCACAATTATTCTTAGCTCACAACTGTTCTTTATTTAAAGGGACTGTCCTCAAACCCAAATCCCTCTGCCCTTGTTTTTGCATTCTTTGCagccttaaaataatttgcatttgtaaatgaATTTCTGCTGAAACCAAATAAATTGTACCAATGTGATAAATGCTTATTGGGAAGAATGCAGCTCTTATGGTGGTGGAAACAATGTTGCAAACAATTATAAAGTTTTTGGTATCATGCCACTGGTTCTTCCATGCTATATAAGTGCCAACAAAAAAGGGGTCAGTTTAAAGtttaaggaaccctggttgagaatggctgatcctATGTATAGACGtctgaaaaaagtaataaaagtgtcATAGTACACTAAACGTCACCCAACGGTATCACTGCATTTGTGACTTTTAAAGCCAGcatgaaagaaatgtatttaaaaaaaagtggcacTAAATATATTCTGCATAATATATCTTCATATTCTATGTaaggaactacaaatcccaggaGTACTGTGCTGCAACTTATCTGATGAAGGGGCATGAACCATTCAGTGGAGTTTGTTTCTGCATTGCTGCACATTCAGCACCTTACTGAGCTTTGCAAGTTGCAGCACAGttattctgggatttgtagttccttTGATAGATTTTGCCAAGTGGACTTATTAGTGAGTGGTCAGCGGTCATCTGCAAGTTAGATAAGAGTTGGATTTAATATTGAAAGTGTAATTTTGGACAACTTTTgtattaataaagcagaactaaaccaatatatatatatatatatatatatatatatatatatatatatatataaaatttaggtaGTCAGGTTCTTcctttgcagaaaggacagccaattaaataaatgtacctaTTTGTTAGCATACACATCAGGAATGCATTGAGAGTTTGTTTTATCTAAAGCCAGAAGCTTTCTTTAGTTTTGGGCATAGTGGAGAAGGATAGaacccctttttattgttctCAATGGGCCCATTGATGCTTTCCTCATTGTCCTGCTGACCAATATCACTGGGACTGGCAGTAAGATagatttaaaagctttaaatagTCACTACAACAGAAAATATTTCAATGGGGTCATCTGTTCTGGTGAATAAGGATTAGATTAGATTTCCTCTGACTAGGGGGTGATTCCCTCTTCCCTCCTGATGGATCTCCAGACAAAAAGTGACAGGAGATCTCTCCAGTGTTGCTAATATGGacagaaatgtataaaagaaatacataaaaatcttgCTAGGGGTTTTAACTGTTCCCTGCataaaactacataaaataaacagtttttttatctCAAGCAcagatataatatttattttgttatctttgtatggttttatgttttgtacTCTTTATACTACTTTTGTTCCTTTTACACTATATTCCAGGTATAAAGATTGCAAAAGAGAAAGGCGCTCGATACCGGCTCGGCCCAGAATTAGAAATATGGTAAGATAcaatgactatggactctgtaaagcaccAAAATATGTCAGCTCGATGGAATCCAGGATCCTAATAAATAGTCATAATGTGTGTATTCAATGTATCATCTTCTGTTGTCTAGCCAACCTTTACCCTTGTGCCAAATAATCAAGTAACCTAACTCTACAAATTTGGCTACAGGTCAAAGTCCCTGTTTAGCAATCTGCAGACAAATAAAGTTACAGCTTTGTTTTAAACTGACATTCTGTGTACTGAATTGGTTTACCCCCCTGGCGTTACgattctgtccatatttttatgcaaaagcggtacatttttttaccccgagccacactcgggaacaccgcTCAGggggtaatttattttttgtcttttgatttttcataatatttttatgctATAAATGCAATACTAATAGGAAAGCCCAGCATTGCCTCCCTGGATAATGCTGGTCTGTGCTGGCTGGCtaagtctacacggactgtttccccagagtGTACCCTAAGCTTCCCATGTTCGAAACTCCCATTTCAATGGGCCGGTCCACACCAGAACATTTTCTTGAGCTGTAAAGAAAAGGCATCCTACAGAGTTTGGAAAGTTCCAACacccaaaaatgttaaaaaaaaaaaaaaaaacaactataaatgCTCCTAAAGCACCAGTCAACATGAATgggtgtttttaggcattttggggcataagttttttttccctactcTGCTACATATCATGGTTTAAAACgtctttataaatgcttaaaaactctGTAtgcttaaatgcttaaaaaaactgtatgggtattttaaaataaaagtcagcATAGGCCTAACCTAAAGGTGGCCATGTATTACTTGACAGTTTTAATATATGAGcaattagatttaaaataaattatagaaataaaattatagaatccaaaggaaatcttttaaaaatagagGGACTCCTGATTGATATTTGATCATCTGAACAATATAAGGTAATACCCATTCCCACAGGGTGCATAGGAGAGTGGCAACATCTAAAAGCGGTATAGCCTTGTACTACATTGAGCATTGCAAAGCTAGCAGAATTGTCTAGGACCCAGAGAAGCACCGGTTACTCACCATTGTCTGACATCCACCAACCTATGGAAGCGCTCTACTGCAATACTTCATGGTgcactttaatataaataaaagatcatCATCTCAGAACTATTATTCGTTCACCCCATCATGCACATAACTATCTTATGCCGGACTGCTAAACAGAGCTTCTGAATCATTCAGCTGTAAAGGCAACTTCTTCTGGCTGAtagctttatttttctatattcaaCTGATGCAATTAAAATGTAAGATTCAAATAGTATATTTCAATCAAGTATGGTATGAAATCCAAATCGGGGGTGTAGTAGGGTGGGCACAGGTAGAAACgcggtgccctcacttttttcgggaatgggcataCGTGCCTACTCTTTTTTTCAACTagttctttggtggtccacggctctggccagtcagGAAACGGACCCCGCtcgggggggggagggggtatgggggggggggggccactACCCAtggccgtggaccatgtctcttgTATAGAATTGCAACCCCAGGGCGGTAAGCgtgttgtctctctgaacacaacctgcccattcgcctacaggtctgagcctgcgatgggagagtggcatcatgatgtcactctgggagaagtttgttcccctgtgagtgacacatagacaggggtgtagtggggcgggcatgtttaccatgccccttcttcttttttttactactacaccCCTGATCCAAAAGGCTTTACATTAACTAACACATACTGATTGGGAATGTAGGGTGGAGCAGAATTTACATCAGCTTGGTCCTAGTTGTTAGCTAGACATAGGTGCTACAATATTCTATAAATGCCTAATAAAAAGAACACCCAATATGTAATGCGTAATCTCTCTTCATGCAGTGGCTATGGCTGTTCAGATCATTTCTTTGAGTCTGATACAATCCTTCATTCTTTCCAAGTCCTGGCAAAGCTGCTGGAATCTCCTGTGACCACTGATATCATCTGCGATGTTGGAATGTGAGTGttctcaatatatttattttcttgtttttacattcCAGTATACCCTCAAACATCTTCAGAGTTTTGAAAATGTGACGTCCATTGCTCTGATTTATTGTTTCCTTCTTTGCAGGCCAGTGATACACAAGAATGTCCGATACAACTGCCGGGTCATCTTCCTCAACAAGTAATCAGCTTTTATTATTCTTACTTTCTACTATGATAATATACTTctagtatattagtatatactAATAGTATATTGATAATATACTTCCAGTCTAAACTCTGCAAGTAATTTAACAGCAAGTTCAGatgtgtaaaaaagtaaaaaatgggtGTGATTTTCCAATGGGGAAATACTGGGGCATGGACCCAGATGTCCACTTATCAATCCGTGTCTGTTGAGACATGAtgtgtcatattattattattcagtatttatatagctccgacatattacgcagcacttcatagtcatttcactagctgtccctcagaggggcttacaatctaatgtatatgtttataactGCTGTTCATTAGGACCTGTACCAAGATCATTCATATTTCCCCATTCTAAACTCAAGGCTCCCTATATATGGGGTCATAATAAAGAACCTGCCATGGCGTTTTTATAGTTGTGCATGCTTCCTATCAGGTCAGCAATGTTTCCTTTTCTCccttaaagcttttatttttattttcctgcgAATTACAAAAAGAACAATTCCAAAAAATTCAATTCCAACTCCAAATAAAGATTCATTGTGAATTCAGCTTATAGTGACCAGCTTTTGTTGATGGATCCATGTGAGTGTCACTACTGTACAACTGCTGGCCAAGCGGAATATTTAAACTCCAAGACCTGATTAAATTTCAACCAAGAATGTCAGTGCTGCACAGCATCCATGCTGGCCATTGCACTATTAGGAATATTCCTGTTCATGCCAATGGagtatttactatatttactatatcaagTTGTAAAGTTCTATGtgaaaatattcttaaaatcCAAAAAGTTTGTTTGGTGGCATTTAAAATTCacgtatctatttttttttaagaaaaattctGCTCATCCGTCCAAAAACAGTCATGGCGAATGCTGGAAATTACCGGGAGCTGCGCTGGTTCACACCGTGGAATAAGCTAAGGTATAATTCTAGTTTTGGCATATTATGACCGTGTATTATAACCTTTGGGCAGTTTTCTGACTGACCATGAGGTTGTGGGGTGATTTCTGTTTCCTAATGCTAGAGAATCGCTGCCTTGGGGGGAGATGCAACTTTTCCCCAGAGTAGCCCGATAGAGAATGAATGGTACCAATACGACCAATACTGCCAAAAGTGCAGATGCCTATTGTTTAAGAACCAGCACTATAGTGCAAATGACCGAGCAGCTGGTAAGGTACTAGCTGCTGAAATCTGCGTGGGATTGCTCGCTCCCAAAGTAGTTCTGAACCTATCCTTAAGAAACTGATTTGAATAATGCTAAGCATATACTATGTGATCTTTTTCTTGATGGTATTTTATTGTGATCTAACACATGATATATAATGATTCATTTAAATCGATCCATAAAACTGACTACTGGATTTAATGTACCATTTGCTTAACTGAACTATATTGTGATTGATTTTACCAATTATATCTCGTTGAAATTTTATTACCAACACAAAAATGTGGTTTTGATTGCAATATGATGGTTGGCCAATTGACAAAAAATGTCCATGCGGTTCTAGTATATGTGTATTAGttatcttttttataatatattaatcaGCATCTTTCCCCCTTGTTTAGAGAAGTTGAAGATTACAGTACATTTGACTTTTATTGACATAAACCACCTTTGAATGTATTTCTGATTACGATCAACCAAAGATGAACAATATTGAATGTAGAATTGAAAAACTTTCTTTAGCCAAGCTGGTCAAATTATCCGTCAGAGATCTCTCAATCAATCAACATGTAGAGCATACACTCATATCtttatcttcattaaaaaaaactccccttcctattgtgtgatacttcccccacctcttagattgtaagctcttctggacagggtcctcccctcctcctgtctgtatctgtctgtcatttgcaacccctatttaatgtacagcgctgtgtaatattgcAATATGATGGTTGGCCAATTGACAAAAAATGTCCATGCTGTTCTAGTATATGTGTattagttatctttttttataatatattaatcaGCATCTTTCCCCCTTGTTTAGAGAAGTTGAAGATCACTTCCTTCCAAGAATGATCCAGGAAATCACTAGACAGGTGGGAATGTGTTATATTGATATTGCACATCGAGTTCATATAAAAAGAACACAATGGTAGCGGTCACCCACATGGATTTGTTTATCACAAATAAACCAAATGACATACCAAAACTCCCTCTCTATACCCCGAataatttatgtataaatgtaaaatattagtcaCTTGAGACAGTCATGCTTGTCTCGGACAAAAATCTGATGTTTACTGTAGTCCTCCAATACCATTCATgaatccaccatggcagattatTGAATGATCTATTTTAAACAACAACTTCTGTAGAGAACCTACACAACTATTGATctatttttaaacagcaaccttCTATAGTGAAGGCTGGTgctcctccttctcctctccattattattattattacacagtatttacatggcgccaacatattatgcagcactgtacaaaatgcatagtcatgtcagtagctgtccctcaatggggctcacaatctaatgtccctaccatagatatatgtcattatcagtctaaagtcaattttggaggaaagccaaattagctaactgcatgtttttggaaacccATGCAAAGATCGGTagaacctgctaactccatgcagatgttgtcctggcccagattcaaacctaggacccagcgctgcaaaggccagagtgctaaccactgaaccacgtGCCATCTTCCCATAGAACAGATCGATGCTTTGCATACAATgctcatttatttatcttttactagaaatgatcacaaaagtcattttcagcgacaatcatctgaaatccattggatgtctgtacaaAGCTATAGACACTAGGGCCCTGAATTAGTAAaacttcccaaggctggagaggatacactttcatcagtgaagctggtgatccaacaaacctggaagggatctggtcccagattcaaaacctttgctagcaaatagcaaatgactttgaagaaatccattccaggtttgccggatcacccagctttactgatgaaagtttttcctctccagccttggagagctttaataaatcagggcccatcaTAGAGGACCACAGGGGCAGCAGTACATTTGACTTTTATTGACATAAACCACCTTTGAATGTATTTCTGATTACGATCAACCAAAGATGAACAATATTGGATGTAGAATTGAAAAACTTTCTTTAGCCAAGCTGGTCAAATTATCCGTCAGAGATCGCTCAATCAATCAACATGTAGAGCATACACTCATATCTTTATCTTCATTAAATAAAAactccccttcctattgtgtgatacttcccccacctcttagattgtaagctcctctggacagggtcctcccctcctcctgtctgtatctgtctgtcatttgcaacccctatttaatgtacagcgctgcgtaatatgttggtgccatataaatactatttaataataataattaaatctgCTAAAATATAGCGATCAATTTACATTTCAATCAATTGCACAGAATGGAAACTAAAGAATAGATACATTCATTGCAGTGTGTGTTAGGATGAAGGATGGATTTTTACTTGGTGGTTGACATACCAAAGAAAACAATggaatagaaaacaaaatttgttttgtgtatggCTTAATTTTTATTTGCTAACACAATTATACCTAAATACAATGGCATAATTGCCTAATAAGATCACATTATGGAATGACTAACCATTAATTTTAGGAATTGTTaaaatggattttctttttccaagtcTCATGTGGGATTTCTATCTGGAAATGACTCCTTTGGTTTAGAATCCTAATCTGCAGACAGTTAATACAATATACAGaacacaaacaaatgttttaaactcGAACAAAGGTATAGCATTTGGTAGCTTGAGCCGCTTTGgtttatacattgtattttattatatatataatcgGGTTTAATCTTTTTATAGGACACCGTGCCCTTTGGTGATGCAGTTTTGGCATCTAAGGACACCTGCATAGGATCAGAAATTTGTGAAGAGTTGTGGGCACCAAACAGGTAATACTGGGAGTGTTCACTTACCATTGGAAGGTAGTTGTGCCATGTTGTGTGTTTGCGTGCTTACGtgtttaaaatttcattttattatgttttttattttatgtagttcCATACGACAACCACACTACAACCATAAACCATTCTGTCTGCTCTATCTTGCAGTCCTCACATTGATATGGGCCTGGATGGCGTTGAAATATTTACTAACGCTTCTGGAAGTCATCATGAGCTGAGAAAAGCCCACTTGCGTGTGGATCTGGTCAAATCTACAACCATAAAAGTAAGTTCTATTGAGTGAATTGCAGCATGGAACAtccattaaaatattaacatgggtttatttttaactaaagtaCTAAACGGAACATGCAAATTCTATACCAACCAATCGGATTGCATGCAGGAACCTGGGTTATCAGGGATTTCTGCCATTTACACAACAATTATTGCTTCTTGTGGGACATTAGGGCTTTATAAAACTTGTCTGCTGAAATACTTTGCAATAACTGCCATGCACAGTGATATGCGTTATGTATGATGGCACACCAACACGTTTGGATAACTTTACCCTATACATGTGCATTATCACCGGACACAGtgatgcatttcttttttcttatttttattgagatattccaaggtttacataacaataaaatggcatgttacacaatgtacgaaaaaccaatatgaaaacaaCGTCCTGAGAAAACACAAtccaaatacacaaacacattaagaTAATGCAATGATGGAATAGTAAAATAGAGTTTTTTTCAGTGATGCTTTTCTCATGTCCTGGTGCATTGGGAGTTAACACATATGCATTAACATAACATACCATGACAGCATGTATGAATGGGCCTTGATTCTGTAATTGTTAATTTCCCATATCATTTTCCTTCTGCCCACTGTGCCATCCTTTACTCCTTTACAGAATGGTGGGATCTACTTGCTTTCCAATCTCAGAGGCTGTGACAGCGACCGGCTGTATTTTGATGGCTGTGCAATGATATCTATCAATGGAGACATTGTAGCCCAAGGCTCTCAGTTTTCTCTACAAAATGTGGTAAGATCAATTTGTTGTATATAGATGTGTAATAACCTGAGTtgcagtcaaaaaataaaaaagagtgctGTAGGTGCTTTTGGTGGTCCAGGTGGGTCGACATGGGCACTCTGACTGGTCAGTATCTACACAGTaagttgtaatttattatatattggccAGCCTTGGGTTATCTTTTTATACTACAGTGTGTGGATATAGCTGGACTGAACGAGACCGGCTAGTCTGCCCTACCAATGATCCTTGGATATCCGTGCTCCTGTAGCTATTTCACTGATTGTTCTTTTTTGACATTTAATAACCATTGTATACTGGGAACACCCCACCATACTTTTACTTTTGGAGATTCTTCTAGCCATTACAATTTTGCCTAGTCACTTAGATCCttatatttgtctatttttatgATCATTATTAACGTTAAACCTGAattgaatattattatactaaacagggtttatatagcgccaacatattacgcagcgctgtacattaaataggggtttcaaatgacagacagatccagacgttgacacaggaggaggagaagaccctgcccagaagagcttacaatctaggaggtgggggaagtatcacacaataggaggagagatgaatataaataaatccaGTACATGGAAATGAATAGTTGAATAGTTGTTTCAGTTATTAGTTGTAAAGCAACACCAAGTAAGGTAGAAAATCTTCACTTGCTGAGTCAGACTTGTAGCTCTGCTGTTATCTGGTAGGGAAAGCTTTACTGATTAGAGAACAATTGTAACAAAAAGGAATCATATCAGACTACTGCTAATACAAGGTGCTACAGTCCTTCACTGCAGACTATTGATAGGCAGAAGATTATCTACTCTCcatattaagctacgtacacactccaatggttctcgcctgataatccgctcagggccgatattggacaagaatctgaagtaTGTACAGGGCACGCCGTTTATCGTCTGAACGaccttcctggtggatccacagacaatgagcgatgaacgatcgtaatgcaagtgaagggggagagcacgcagcggaGTGCcactccgtcactctcccccttcacttgcctcccctctgcatagagcagaaccgtgctgtatgtacagagctcgttcatgcattgtgcaatgcTAGgcgttggaaagaatcatgaaagatcctttccaacaactattattgcacgtgtgtatgcggctttagtggTTCCTTTATGTACTTTTGCTATTCTCACAAGAAGCAAGATCTTCtgcacagggtcctctccttctcctatgtcactgtctgtatctgaatTTATATTTGGACTTGTTACCATCTAtgtgttttttaagctgggtgggaagaaattgtaggtgaggggcagcctctgtattgtgacttaAATTTTAGAAACTGCCCAAAAACATcagggtggttacttaaaagtgccaggtggtgtacCCGGCTAAAagcggctggggagaacactgataattttaaaaaataaatattggtattttattattaactatgAAGTTTATTTAGATACCTGAAAAGCCaagaataaaagtttaaatgaGAGCAGAAAGTTTTCCTACGTCACAGTTTtctattgctttttcttttggaCAGGAAGTCCTCACAGCAACATTAGACTTGGAAGATGTCCGTAGCTACAGGGCCCACACGTCCTCTCGGTGTATATCGGTAAGGCATTGCTTTGCAaacagcatttattatttaactAGGAAATTACTTCTCCACTCTGCAAAACTTTACAGCCGATGATTAGTTTatccaataaaatgaaatacatttttaaaacatccaGAAGtcagatgtttttcttttagtaaatcccAAACTGGGCACAGACTTTGAGGATGGTAATTACAATCTGCCTTTCAAGCTCACCAGCCTTTACTGATGACTAGTGTGATATATGAGACTTGATGATGCATGTAACCCCATTTATTCACTGTGAATAAAAGATAAGCCATTATCaccccctttccccccccccTAAAAAGTGTTGAAAAGTAGCAGACCCCAGTAAAGTTTTCTTGATGggctttttttaacaaagctaGCATCACATTGAACATGTAATAACTCTCTCCTTTTGCCTTCCAGCCTAGGACCAGCCTGTTGGCTTTGGGACTATTTAAGACGTAGTAAACAAGTAAGCATTTTTATCCATTTTCTCATAAAACACTCTATAGGGTTTACAATGGGTTGTAGAGttttggataatatatatatatatcttgtctttttttgtttttattgtcatatATTACAAGTTATATTAACAAATATGAAAATGCTGCACTTTTTACAGCTAGCAGATGGGATCAGTTTCTTCTTTACACATTTACCTGGCTATCCACAAGAGTTTACTAACAAAAAGCCTGTTTGCAGAGCTAAATTTAGGATTTGCACACACAcaactttaacttaaaaaaaagtgtgacccTCCCAGGAGAGACCCTTAGGTCCATCAACCACAGCTAAAAGATCTtctagtaacctctggaagaaccctggttaaaaatggCTAGCCCAAAGGTTGTAAACCTTCCATGCTGTATTCAAACtggaaaaaacatacttttagaaCATACATTTTAGAACTCTCTTGTACCACACAATGGGAGTAAACAGGGCAGCACCAATCCGGTGTTCTGTGCCAACCTATGTAGTTTTTGGGTGGTGGTGTGGCGACCAAGCTGTGTTGCCTTCCTATAGTAGGGAAAAGTCAGGTCAATGGTAGAGCGGTGACCTTTTCCGAAATGCACAGACATAATTACAAACCCTTTAATGGGTAAATAGTATTTGTAAGtcaatggtatatttagcagTGTGCCtgatgttcagctttaacaaaGGGTCTTAGATGAGTTCCCAGCCTGAAGCTACACTTGATATAGTATCTTGTGACTATGATCACCATGCATTTCACATACAGACAGTTCTTCAAATATTTGTCTCTGGCCTTTTCAGGGGGGTTTCCTTCTTCCTCTCAGTGGCGGGGTGGACAGCTCTGCTGTAG
The genomic region above belongs to Pyxicephalus adspersus chromosome 9, UCB_Pads_2.0, whole genome shotgun sequence and contains:
- the NADSYN1 gene encoding glutamine-dependent NAD(+) synthetase, producing MGRKVTLATCTLNQWALDFEGNLQRILQSIKIAKEKGARYRLGPELEICGYGCSDHFFESDTILHSFQVLAKLLESPVTTDIICDVGMPVIHKNVRYNCRVIFLNKKILLIRPKTVMANAGNYRELRWFTPWNKLREVEDHFLPRMIQEITRQDTVPFGDAVLASKDTCIGSEICEELWAPNSPHIDMGLDGVEIFTNASGSHHELRKAHLRVDLVKSTTIKNGGIYLLSNLRGCDSDRLYFDGCAMISINGDIVAQGSQFSLQNVEVLTATLDLEDVRSYRAHTSSRCISVRHCFANSIYYLTRKLLLHSTLRMVITICLSSSPAFTDDYLGPACWLWDYLRRSKQGGFLLPLSGGVDSSAVACIVYSMCRLVCQAVDMGNKEVLHDVRQIVGDENYVTTTPNELCNRLLTTCYMATENSSTETRERASMLSQQIGSYHLTPTIDTAVKAVIGIFTSVTGNVPRFRAHGGSWRENLALQNVQARLRMVIAYLFAQLSLWTRGLPGGLLVLGSANVDESLRGYLTKYDCSSADINPIGGISKTDLRRFIGYAIDTFQLSALTSILSAPPTAELEPLTDGLVSQTDEEDMGMTYDELSVYGKLRKVVKTGPYSMFCKLLLMWRTISPRQVKAE